Genomic DNA from Candidatus Koribacter versatilis Ellin345:
TCGATTCGCTCGATGAAATTTCCGGTCGCATCCGCGAGTTCATGGATGTGAAGTCGCCACAGGGCCTGCTCGACAAAATCAAAATGCTGCCCAAGCTCGCTGAGATGGGCAAGTTCTTTCCGAAGTCCGTGAGCACGGGCCCGTGCAAAGAAGTCATCAAGAAGGGCGACTTCTCGCTGCTCGACTTTCCCATTCTCACCACCTGGCCGAAAGACGGCGGTCCGTTCATCACGCTCCCGTGCGTCATCACGCGCGATCCGAGAACGGGGAAGCGCAACGTAGGCGCCTACCGCATGCAGGTCTATGACGCGACTTCCACGGGTATGCATTGGCAGCGCCACAAAGGGGGCGCTGAGCACTATCGCGAGCGTATGCGGGCCGCGCACGTTGGCGGCGATCCGGCAGGGAAGTCAGACGCAATTGATTTGATGGCGCGCAGCGGTGGAGGCTCACGCACAACCGAAGGTCCGAAAGGGAAGATGGAAGTTGCAGTTGCGCTCGGCACCGATCCCGCACTGATGTTTTCGGCGATCGTTCCAGCGCCGCCGGAGGTCGAAGAATTCATGATCGCGGGATTCCTGCGCCAGAAGCCGGTGGAACTGGTGAAGTGCGAGACTGTGGACTTGGATGTTCCCGCGAACGCCGAGATTATTCTCGAAGGACATGTGAACCTCGACGAACTAAAAGTCGAAGGACCGTTCGGCGATCATACGGGCTTCTACTCGCTCGAAGACCTCTACCCGGTTTTCCACGTTACCTGCATCACACACCGCAAGGATCCGGTGTACTCCGCGACGATCGTGGGCAAGCCTCCGGTGGAAGATGCGTACATGGGCAAGGCCGTCGAACGCATTTTCCTGCCGCTCATGCGGGTCACCATCCCGGAAATTGTGGATCTGAACATGCCGATCGAAGGGGTCTTCCACAACCTCATGATCGTCTCCATCCGGAAGAGTTACGCCGGCCATGCGCGCAAGGTGATGAGCGCTATCTGGGGACTTGGCGGCGCCATGTTCACCAAGTGCATCATCGTCGTGGACGAAGACGTGAATGTGCAGAACC
This window encodes:
- a CDS encoding UbiD family decarboxylase: MAYDDIREWIAALDRAGELKRVKAEVDPKLEICEITDRVSKWPARNGKGQGGPALLFEKVKGYPGAKVLMNQFGSERRMKMALDVDSLDEISGRIREFMDVKSPQGLLDKIKMLPKLAEMGKFFPKSVSTGPCKEVIKKGDFSLLDFPILTTWPKDGGPFITLPCVITRDPRTGKRNVGAYRMQVYDATSTGMHWQRHKGGAEHYRERMRAAHVGGDPAGKSDAIDLMARSGGGSRTTEGPKGKMEVAVALGTDPALMFSAIVPAPPEVEEFMIAGFLRQKPVELVKCETVDLDVPANAEIILEGHVNLDELKVEGPFGDHTGFYSLEDLYPVFHVTCITHRKDPVYSATIVGKPPVEDAYMGKAVERIFLPLMRVTIPEIVDLNMPIEGVFHNLMIVSIRKSYAGHARKVMSAIWGLGGAMFTKCIIVVDEDVNVQNPAEVVWKVCNNIDPERDIQFTLGPVDSLDHASRLPDFGSKMGIDATRKWPSEGFERPWPDEVTMDDATRELVSKRWKEYGIE